A section of the Neorhizobium galegae bv. orientalis str. HAMBI 540 genome encodes:
- the ribH gene encoding 6,7-dimethyl-8-ribityllumazine synthase, with translation MSRETAPHLLVVEARFYDDMSDALLDGATHALKAAGATYDVVTVPGALEIPPAIAMALDASEEGGTDYDGFVALGMVIRGETYHFDIVSNESSRALMDLAVSESLAIGNGILTCENDEQAWARARRSDKDKGGFAASAALTMIALRDKLNGG, from the coding sequence ATGTCACGCGAAACCGCTCCACACCTCCTCGTCGTCGAGGCGCGTTTCTACGACGATATGTCCGATGCGCTGCTCGATGGCGCGACCCATGCGCTGAAGGCGGCCGGGGCGACCTATGACGTGGTCACCGTTCCGGGTGCGCTCGAAATCCCGCCGGCAATCGCCATGGCGCTCGATGCGTCGGAAGAAGGTGGCACCGATTACGACGGTTTCGTCGCGCTCGGCATGGTCATCCGCGGCGAGACCTACCATTTCGACATCGTCTCGAACGAATCCTCCCGTGCACTGATGGACCTCGCCGTGTCGGAATCGCTGGCGATCGGCAACGGCATCCTCACCTGCGAGAACGACGAACAGGCATGGGCACGTGCCCGCCGTTCGGACAAGGACAAGGGCGGCTTTGCCGCCAGTGCAGCGCTGACCATGATCGCGCTGCGTGACAAGCTGAACGGTGGTTGA
- the nusB gene encoding transcription antitermination factor NusB, whose amino-acid sequence MAKEGEHPVKPANQRGAARLAAVQALYQMDVGGTGVLEVVAEYEAHRLGQELDGDTYLKADASWFRSIVAGVVRDQVKIDPLIRASLQEDWPLSRLDSTLRAILRAGTFEILERKDVPVAVIVTEYVEIAHAFFGEEEPRIVNAVLDRIAKQVRGETKK is encoded by the coding sequence ATGGCCAAGGAAGGCGAACACCCGGTCAAGCCGGCAAACCAGCGTGGCGCCGCTCGCCTGGCGGCCGTGCAGGCGCTCTACCAGATGGATGTCGGCGGGACCGGCGTGCTGGAGGTCGTGGCCGAATATGAGGCGCACCGCCTCGGCCAGGAACTCGACGGCGACACCTATCTGAAGGCCGACGCCTCCTGGTTCCGCTCGATCGTTGCTGGCGTCGTGCGCGACCAGGTGAAGATCGATCCGCTGATCCGCGCCTCGCTGCAGGAAGACTGGCCGCTGTCGCGTCTTGATTCGACGCTGCGCGCCATCCTGCGTGCGGGTACGTTCGAGATCCTCGAGCGCAAGGACGTGCCGGTGGCCGTCATCGTTACCGAATATGTCGAGATCGCTCACGCCTTCTTCGGCGAGGAAGAACCGCGCATCGTCAACGCTGTCCTCGACCGTATCGCCAAGCAGGTGCGCGGCGAAACCAAGAAATAA
- a CDS encoding MFS transporter: MDGAVNGLQAQMSTARRSVALLAGAQAVLGSAPPLVFALGGLVGYQLLGDDKSLATAPLTGFNIGMAAGAIAVAIASRFLGRKTSFMLGSVLGALGAATAAIALFHANFWLFATGLLLIGLCNGFSQKIRFAAADASPSFYKPKAISWILAAGIVSAVLGPQLAIWTKDLLSPVLFAGAFVAVIPLYLIALVMLSPLKLPQLSGGQTASVPARPLGEIVVTQRFLTGMICGISSYALMTFMMTGAPLAMVIGCGFPSEMATLGIQWHVLAMFAPSFFTGMLISRFGVEKIVAAGLVILMGCAVIAHMGIELWNFWGALVLLGIGWNFAFIGSTAIVASSYRPHEADKVQGFHDIILFTTVALSSFSSGKVFTAYGWSFMNLIIWPVTIVCLGLVLALMFKRSSVKSA, from the coding sequence ATGGACGGTGCGGTGAACGGTCTTCAGGCACAGATGAGCACCGCCCGGCGCAGTGTCGCCTTGCTGGCCGGGGCTCAGGCAGTCCTCGGTTCGGCCCCACCTCTGGTTTTCGCGCTTGGCGGTCTCGTCGGGTACCAGTTGCTCGGCGACGACAAGTCGCTGGCGACCGCGCCGCTGACCGGCTTCAACATCGGCATGGCGGCGGGCGCCATCGCGGTTGCCATCGCATCGCGGTTCCTCGGCCGCAAGACGAGCTTCATGCTGGGCTCGGTCCTCGGAGCGCTTGGTGCCGCGACTGCGGCGATCGCGCTCTTCCATGCCAACTTCTGGCTCTTTGCGACCGGTCTGCTTCTGATCGGCCTTTGCAACGGCTTCAGTCAGAAGATCCGCTTTGCCGCAGCCGATGCCTCGCCTTCCTTCTACAAGCCGAAGGCGATCTCCTGGATTCTCGCGGCCGGCATCGTCTCGGCGGTTCTCGGACCACAGCTTGCGATCTGGACCAAGGACCTGCTGTCACCGGTGCTGTTCGCCGGCGCCTTCGTGGCCGTCATTCCGCTCTATCTGATCGCCCTGGTGATGCTGTCGCCGCTGAAATTGCCGCAGTTGAGCGGCGGCCAGACTGCTTCGGTGCCTGCACGCCCGCTCGGCGAGATCGTCGTCACCCAGCGGTTCCTGACCGGCATGATCTGCGGCATCTCCTCCTATGCGCTGATGACCTTCATGATGACCGGCGCGCCGCTTGCCATGGTGATCGGCTGCGGTTTCCCGTCGGAAATGGCCACCCTCGGCATCCAATGGCATGTGCTCGCCATGTTCGCGCCGAGCTTTTTCACCGGCATGCTGATTTCCCGCTTCGGCGTCGAAAAGATCGTCGCCGCCGGGCTGGTGATCCTGATGGGGTGCGCCGTGATCGCCCATATGGGCATCGAGCTCTGGAACTTCTGGGGCGCGCTGGTGCTGCTCGGCATCGGCTGGAATTTCGCCTTCATTGGCTCGACCGCGATCGTTGCCTCCAGCTACCGCCCGCATGAGGCCGACAAGGTACAGGGTTTTCACGATATCATCCTGTTCACCACCGTCGCGTTGTCCTCCTTCTCCTCGGGCAAGGTGTTCACTGCCTACGGCTGGTCGTTCATGAATCTGATCATCTGGCCGGTCACGATCGTCTGCCTCGGTCTGGTGCTGGCGCTGATGTTCAAACGCTCTTCCGTGAAATCCGCCTAG